In bacterium, the sequence AGTCCATCCCGCGTTTCATTTCCCGGAAGCCGGTGCGCATCCCCCGCATCCCCGCGTCCAGTCCCTTTCGCATCGCCCGCACGCCCGCGCCGACGGCCGTGGCGATGTCGGCCGCGGGGTCTTTTTCCTTCTCGTCCATGGCGGACCTCATGTTTCATTCCGGCCCGGGGTCGGCGCCGTTCGGCGAGCCGGTCGGCGATTACGGGCTCGTCCACCCCCTTCGGTGGCTCCGCCCATCCTTTCCCCGCCGGAGGATTTCGTGAAGTATTTTAGCTCGAATGATTAATAATTTCAAGCGATAAATTAATTATTTTTATATTCACTTTTAATATCTGCACGAGGCCCCAGTATCCGTTCACCCCCATTGAACATCAAGGATGCGGCCCCACCCGTCGTCGCCGGCGAAGGGGCTTCGCCCCGTTTGTCGTCGCCCTCGCCCCTAACCCCCATCCTCGGCGGCGGACTTCACCGCGTACAGATACCCGTCGGGGGCTTCGCTCCGTTTGTCGCCGCTCTCGCCCCTAATCCCCATCCTCGGCGGCGGTCGTTACCGCGTACAAATACCCATCATCACTGGCGAAATAAGCCATCCCCCCGCCGCAGGCCGGGTCCGACAGCACGTGCTGCTTGGCCGCGTAAGCCCAGACCACCTTCCCGGCGCCCGCGTCCAGGCAGTAGAGGCTCCCGTTGGCGCTGCCGATGTAGAACACGGCCTCGGCCGCCTCGGGCTTCGCCGGCCAGTCGCCGGACTCGATCCAGCGCGCCGGCTGCGAGACACAGAACCCCCGCCCGTCGGTCAGCTTCCCCGCCACCACGCCCCCGGCCTCCACCGTGTTCGTCGTCTTGTGCCGCCAGCGCTCCCCCCCGGTCATGGCGTCCAGGCAGTAGATGATGTGGTTCAGGCAGCCGAAGTACACCCGCCCGTCGAACACCACGACCCGCGACCGGATGCAGTTCCAGTAGTCGGGGTCGCGGTAGCGCCAGAGCGCCTTCCCCGTCCCGGCGTCCAGGCACCGCAGCCAGGTGTCGTCGGAGCCGAAATAAACCTTCCCCTCCCAGACGTAGGGCGAGCTGTATACCCGCCCTTCCGTTTCGAACTTCCACTTGGGCGCGCCGGTGGCGGCGTCCAGGCAGTAAAGCCACCCGTCGAGCGACCCGACGAACACCTTCCCCCCGGCTACGAAGGGCGTCGAGAAGACCCAGCCGCCGGTCTCGTAGCGCCAGACTTCCTCCCCCGTGGCGGCGTCCAGGCAGTAGACGTCGTGGTCGTAGGAGCCGAAGTACACCCGCCCGTCCGCGTAGGTCACCCCGCCGCCGACGTA encodes:
- a CDS encoding PQQ-binding-like beta-propeller repeat protein, whose amino-acid sequence is MYTIIFIVRAYGAPEPARTARKILKMLDLRELSPTDEVYDMSAFDWRPLADVEPFKSHLEHEAELGNLSTEEFAKKKRIRQPGRYIIIGLGILVGVTVIAFAMAALFAVFARGLGGIPEVPTGRAELVWKFQEGDSLTSSPFYAEGKVYFGSEDGYVYCVDAGTGHGLWKHSTGGPVIGEALVADGRVYVGSCDNSMWCFDAQTGKRLWRFGTGHYVGGGVTYADGRVYFGSYDHDVYCLDAATGEEVWRYETGGWVFSTPFVAGGKVFVGSLDGWLYCLDAATGAPKWKFETEGRVYSSPYVWEGKVYFGSDDTWLRCLDAGTGKALWRYRDPDYWNCIRSRVVVFDGRVYFGCLNHIIYCLDAMTGGERWRHKTTNTVEAGGVVAGKLTDGRGFCVSQPARWIESGDWPAKPEAAEAVFYIGSANGSLYCLDAGAGKVVWAYAAKQHVLSDPACGGGMAYFASDDGYLYAVTTAAEDGD